A portion of the Malania oleifera isolate guangnan ecotype guangnan chromosome 3, ASM2987363v1, whole genome shotgun sequence genome contains these proteins:
- the LOC131151051 gene encoding GATA transcription factor 16, which yields MVDLSERGSESESQSNELKKSCADCGTTKTPLWRGGPAGPKSLCNACGIRSRKKRRALLGINKSATEEKKIKKNPSGNSRTGNGGKNLGDSLKRKVLDALLQRSTVEKQRKKKLGEEEQAAVLLMALSYGSVYA from the exons ATGGTGGATCTAAGTGAAAGA GGATCAGAGTCCGAGAGCCAGAGTAACGAGCTCAAGAAGAGCTGTGCTGATTGTGGGACTACCAAAACCCCTCTCTGGCGGGGCGGTCCAGCTGGGCCTAAG TCACTCTGCAACGCGTGCGGGATCAGAagcaggaagaagagaagggCTCTCCTGGGCATCAACAAATCGGCAACAGAGgagaagaaaatcaagaaaaaccCCAGCGGTAACAGCAGAACAGGAAACGGCGGCAAGAACTTGGGTGATTCGCTGAAGAGGAAGGTGCTAGACGCGCTTTTGCAGAGGTCGACGGTGGAGAAACAGAGGAAGAAGAAGCTTGGGGAGGAAGAGCAAGCGGCGGTGCTATTGATGGCCCTGTCCTATGGCTCTGTTTACGCCTAG